In Patescibacteria group bacterium, a single genomic region encodes these proteins:
- a CDS encoding helix-turn-helix domain-containing protein yields the protein MKQAQALELLKTGRNVFITGAAGSGKTHLVNSYISYLRERGVDMGITASTGIAATHMGGVTIHSWSGMGIHAFLSEYDIEGMREKPYLAKRFERVKVLIIDEVSMLHHFRLDLVDQILRTMKKVDDPFGGVQVVLCGDFFQLPPVSRFGEQPAHFVYHSEAWKNGDFCVCYLDEQFRQNDPEAIGLLNEIRSGEVSAKTHALLEKHSHPHKKVLITEPTRLYTHNEDVDAINERELAKLVEAASAEYAMEERGKPFIVEALKKSCLAQPNLRLKVGARVMCIKNNFEEGYVNGTLGVVVSCSFNEDPVVRLSSGKRVSIGKASWKIEEDGNTKAELLQYPLRLAWAITVHKSQGMSLDAAEMDLSKSFEPGMGYVALSRVRSLAGLRILGLNAKALEVNQEVLEFDGQLREASVRAEEKLGGMSPAQLAAEQKDFMEYCVPERAAGKKAPKIPTHEITAALIDKKKTLAEIARERGLTTETIVDHIEKLIEEDYGTDIAYLKKDISRTHWLKIDKVFEEMLADEKCDGIFLAPAKKKLGANISYVEIRLARALKGLVPKQKKS from the coding sequence ATGAAACAAGCCCAGGCGCTCGAACTACTCAAAACCGGCAGAAATGTCTTCATCACTGGCGCGGCCGGCAGTGGCAAGACGCACCTGGTGAATTCGTACATTTCGTATTTGCGTGAGCGTGGAGTGGATATGGGCATCACCGCCTCCACCGGTATCGCCGCGACACACATGGGCGGGGTTACGATTCATTCGTGGTCGGGCATGGGGATCCACGCGTTTCTTTCCGAATACGACATCGAAGGGATGCGTGAGAAGCCGTATCTGGCGAAGCGTTTCGAACGGGTGAAGGTGCTGATCATCGACGAAGTTTCGATGCTTCATCATTTTCGCCTCGACTTGGTGGACCAGATTTTGCGGACAATGAAAAAAGTCGATGATCCTTTCGGTGGAGTGCAGGTGGTGTTGTGTGGTGACTTTTTCCAGCTCCCGCCGGTATCGCGCTTTGGCGAACAGCCGGCGCATTTTGTGTATCACTCCGAAGCATGGAAAAATGGTGATTTCTGCGTCTGTTATCTCGACGAACAATTCCGCCAAAATGATCCCGAAGCCATCGGTCTGCTCAACGAGATCCGTTCCGGTGAGGTGTCGGCAAAGACACATGCGTTGCTCGAAAAACATTCGCATCCGCACAAAAAAGTGCTCATCACCGAGCCGACGCGCCTCTATACGCACAATGAAGATGTCGATGCGATCAACGAGCGCGAATTGGCGAAGCTCGTCGAGGCGGCCTCAGCGGAATATGCGATGGAGGAAAGAGGGAAGCCTTTTATTGTCGAAGCGCTCAAAAAGTCTTGCTTGGCGCAGCCGAACCTGAGGCTGAAGGTCGGTGCGCGGGTGATGTGTATTAAGAACAATTTTGAAGAGGGGTATGTAAACGGCACGCTTGGGGTGGTGGTGTCATGCAGCTTCAATGAAGATCCGGTGGTGAGGTTGTCGAGCGGTAAACGGGTGAGTATCGGCAAGGCTTCGTGGAAGATCGAGGAGGATGGGAATACGAAGGCCGAGCTGCTTCAGTATCCGCTGCGGTTGGCATGGGCGATCACCGTGCACAAGAGTCAGGGCATGAGCCTCGATGCGGCAGAGATGGATCTGTCGAAGTCTTTCGAGCCGGGTATGGGATATGTGGCATTGTCCCGCGTGCGGAGCTTGGCGGGGTTACGCATTTTAGGTTTGAACGCTAAGGCACTCGAAGTGAACCAGGAGGTGTTGGAATTCGATGGGCAGCTTCGGGAAGCGTCGGTCCGCGCTGAAGAGAAGTTGGGGGGTATGTCACCGGCCCAGCTTGCGGCTGAACAAAAAGATTTCATGGAATATTGTGTGCCGGAGCGTGCGGCGGGGAAGAAAGCTCCGAAAATACCAACGCACGAGATCACCGCCGCGCTCATCGACAAGAAAAAAACGCTCGCCGAGATCGCCCGCGAGCGCGGCCTCACCACGGAGACGATTGTCGATCATATTGAGAAGCTCATCGAAGAGGACTATGGCACCGACATTGCGTATCTCAAAAAAGATATTTCAAGGACCCATTGGTTGAAGATCGATAAAGTATTCGAAGAGATGTTGGCCGATGAAAAGTGTGACGGTATTTTCCTTGCGCCGGCCAAAAAGAAGCTTGGCGCCAATATCTCGTACGTCGAGATCCGCCTCGCCCGCGCTCTGAAAGGTCTGGTACCAAAGCAGAAAAAGTCGTAG
- a CDS encoding NAD(P)H-dependent oxidoreductase, with product MGKVRTFLQKIPKPLRWAAGAFCIVAGIFSILTPLTPWGILFFVGLELIGIRLLFVEKGKAHVLHWYQRVKIAYIKYSQRMNDSTFLSNLQWRYATKNFDGSKLSDKQLEAILDAVRFAPTSYGLQPFHVTVVSDAALREQMKKASWDQPQLTSSSHVLVFSARTDLKDRIEAHLMNTAGGNPEIRAKLAGFEGILKEFSTDMTDAAVQEWASKQAYIALGFGLAACAELQIDSCPMEGFDPVQMKQILALPAHLYPCVMLAVGKRAASEVLKPKVRFDKADLFDTR from the coding sequence GTGGGCAAGGTCAGAACGTTTTTGCAGAAGATCCCCAAGCCGCTCCGCTGGGCGGCCGGTGCCTTTTGTATTGTTGCCGGCATCTTCAGTATTCTCACACCGCTTACTCCGTGGGGCATTTTGTTCTTTGTCGGCCTCGAGTTGATTGGCATCCGCCTCCTCTTTGTCGAAAAAGGGAAGGCGCACGTTTTGCATTGGTACCAGCGTGTTAAGATAGCATATATAAAATACTCTCAACGTATGAATGACTCCACATTTCTTTCGAATCTGCAGTGGCGCTACGCGACCAAAAACTTTGATGGTTCAAAACTCTCAGACAAGCAGCTCGAGGCGATCTTGGATGCAGTTCGCTTCGCACCGACTTCGTATGGCCTGCAGCCATTCCATGTGACTGTCGTCTCCGACGCGGCTCTCCGTGAACAAATGAAAAAAGCATCGTGGGATCAGCCACAGCTCACCTCGTCTTCGCATGTGTTGGTATTTTCCGCACGCACCGACCTGAAGGATCGCATCGAAGCCCATCTCATGAATACTGCCGGCGGCAATCCAGAGATTCGCGCGAAGCTTGCCGGTTTTGAGGGTATTTTGAAAGAATTTTCAACAGACATGACCGACGCGGCGGTGCAGGAGTGGGCGAGCAAGCAGGCCTACATCGCTCTCGGCTTTGGCTTGGCGGCTTGTGCCGAGTTGCAGATCGATTCGTGTCCGATGGAAGGTTTCGATCCTGTGCAAATGAAGCAGATCCTCGCCTTACCGGCTCACCTCTATCCGTGTGTCATGCTGGCTGTGGGGAAGCGTGCTGCGAGTGAGGTACTGAAGCCGAAAGTTCGATTCGACAAGGCGGATCTTTTTGACACGCGATGA
- a CDS encoding AAA family ATPase gives MIIGITGTIGAGKGTVVEYLVQKKGFVHFSARALILEEVKKRGLEVIRENTTLVANDLRAAFGPDYIAKELCRRAAEVQKQGKNAVVESLRSIGEIEFIRAIPGSKVFAVDADPKIRYERVQSRKSELDQITFERFAAQEKAEINPDDPTKGNLSACIAMADVVFMNNGNFEELSKQVEKALAR, from the coding sequence ATGATCATCGGTATTACAGGAACAATTGGTGCTGGCAAGGGCACGGTAGTGGAGTATCTGGTGCAGAAGAAAGGGTTCGTACATTTTTCTGCGCGGGCGCTTATTTTGGAAGAAGTGAAAAAGCGCGGATTGGAAGTGATACGAGAAAATACGACGCTGGTCGCCAATGATCTCCGCGCGGCGTTCGGCCCAGACTACATTGCCAAAGAGCTGTGCCGCCGCGCGGCCGAGGTCCAGAAGCAAGGCAAGAATGCTGTGGTGGAGTCGCTTCGCAGTATTGGCGAGATTGAATTCATCCGTGCTATTCCCGGCAGCAAGGTCTTCGCCGTGGATGCCGATCCAAAGATTCGCTATGAACGTGTTCAGTCCCGAAAATCCGAACTCGATCAGATCACCTTTGAGCGGTTTGCCGCTCAGGAAAAAGCGGAGATTAATCCTGATGATCCAACCAAAGGGAACCTATCAGCTTGCATCGCCATGGCCGACGTTGTGTTTATGAACAACGGAAATTTTGAAGAGTTGAGCAAACAGGTCGAAAAAGCCCTCGCTCGATAG
- a CDS encoding efflux RND transporter periplasmic adaptor subunit: MKHMTKYFSVFKTPKGYISAAIVLLVLAGWGLSGEKTPLFSGTLTVVKRDIAQKVSVTGRVKSVSDVALAFEKSGRVSRVYHEVGAEVKPGDALVSLENADLYAQLQQTQAAVKVQQAKLDALKAGSAASDIRIAEIYVINAKAALEDTRRAAVDALTAAQTNADDALHNKVDAFFSNPRTSTPQFNPQTDGQLRTSIQGARVGQDDALIAWKSLLSQMSVDLEKVAFPTYFTDAKTRLSTLKMLVDYIAEAVNALSSGTGLTQTTIDTYKAAILAARTAILTQQAAITSAEQALRAAEATLALKQSQYDQAKAPARSEDIRAQEANVESASASEAAAYAALEKTILRSPIVGVVTAKNIEVGEIVPANTAAVSVMSRGVYKIEASVAESDIANVRVGNKADVTLDAYQDAHFDAVVTAVDPAEVIIEGVPTYKVTLNFVKKDERIRSGMTANTDIITAEVKGAILVPSRSLYSKDGKRYVKVNGADGVVVERAVEVGIKDGEGNTQIVSGVNEGDVVVTSSVQ, encoded by the coding sequence ATGAAACACATGACGAAGTATTTTTCTGTCTTTAAAACGCCTAAGGGCTATATTTCAGCGGCCATTGTGTTGCTCGTGTTAGCGGGTTGGGGGTTGTCCGGCGAAAAGACCCCGCTTTTTAGCGGTACACTCACCGTGGTGAAGCGCGATATCGCTCAGAAAGTGAGCGTCACTGGTCGCGTGAAGTCGGTGTCCGATGTTGCGTTGGCTTTTGAAAAATCCGGCCGTGTGAGTCGCGTGTATCACGAAGTGGGCGCTGAGGTAAAGCCTGGCGATGCTTTGGTGTCTCTGGAAAATGCCGATTTGTATGCCCAGCTTCAGCAGACGCAAGCTGCTGTGAAGGTGCAACAGGCCAAGCTCGATGCACTGAAGGCGGGCAGTGCCGCGTCGGATATTCGCATTGCCGAGATATATGTCATCAATGCGAAAGCAGCTCTCGAGGATACTCGTCGCGCCGCCGTCGATGCTCTGACGGCGGCGCAGACCAATGCCGACGATGCTCTGCACAATAAAGTCGACGCATTCTTCAGTAATCCTCGGACTTCGACCCCGCAATTCAATCCTCAAACCGACGGTCAATTGCGCACATCGATCCAGGGCGCGCGAGTGGGGCAGGACGATGCTCTGATCGCTTGGAAATCTCTTTTGTCGCAGATGTCGGTCGATCTTGAGAAAGTGGCCTTTCCAACATACTTTACCGATGCAAAGACCCGTCTGTCGACGCTTAAAATGCTTGTAGACTACATCGCCGAAGCAGTAAATGCCCTCTCCTCCGGCACCGGCCTGACTCAGACGACTATCGATACATACAAAGCGGCTATTCTGGCTGCCCGCACCGCTATTTTGACCCAGCAGGCGGCGATCACAAGCGCGGAACAGGCACTCCGCGCGGCCGAGGCGACGCTCGCCTTGAAGCAGTCTCAATATGATCAGGCTAAAGCTCCTGCGCGCTCTGAAGACATTCGCGCGCAGGAGGCCAATGTAGAGTCCGCTTCAGCAAGCGAAGCTGCGGCATACGCGGCGCTCGAAAAGACGATCTTGCGCTCACCTATCGTCGGCGTTGTGACTGCGAAGAATATCGAGGTGGGGGAGATTGTGCCGGCGAATACTGCAGCGGTGTCCGTGATGTCTCGAGGTGTGTACAAAATCGAAGCGAGTGTTGCTGAGTCGGATATCGCCAATGTTCGTGTCGGCAACAAAGCCGATGTCACTCTCGATGCATATCAAGATGCACACTTTGATGCCGTGGTGACGGCCGTCGATCCTGCAGAAGTGATCATTGAGGGCGTGCCGACATACAAAGTGACACTCAATTTTGTGAAGAAGGACGAGCGGATCCGATCTGGCATGACCGCAAACACTGACATCATCACCGCCGAGGTGAAAGGGGCTATTTTGGTACCGTCACGTTCTTTGTATAGCAAGGACGGTAAGCGCTATGTGAAGGTGAACGGCGCGGACGGTGTAGTTGTCGAGCGAGCTGTGGAGGTAGGTATTAAAGATGGCGAAGGGAACACACAAATCGTCTCCGGAGTGAATGAGGGGGATGTGGTGGTCACATCGTCGGTGCAATAA
- a CDS encoding ABC transporter ATP-binding protein, with amino-acid sequence MSLIEVKNVTKIYTNEGVETPALRGVSFGVKKGEFVAIMGPSGSGKSTLLHILGFLDEHTGGEYHFEGKNVKSYAPEEVSKIRNGRMGFIFQAFNLLPRTTVLENVKLPLLYSDVPPESWDALAKKALESVGMLHRLEHEPAQLSGGEKQRVAIARALVLEPSVIFADEPTGNLDSKSGRMVIKTIQDLNEKHGHTIILITHETSTAEHAQRIIRVMDGSIESDTKVAHQRRADEGYAK; translated from the coding sequence ATGTCTCTGATTGAAGTAAAAAATGTTACGAAGATATACACCAACGAAGGTGTAGAGACGCCGGCGTTGCGCGGCGTCTCATTCGGCGTGAAGAAAGGCGAATTCGTGGCGATCATGGGTCCGTCGGGCTCTGGCAAGTCAACGTTACTGCACATCTTAGGTTTTCTCGATGAACACACTGGCGGTGAATATCATTTCGAGGGCAAGAATGTAAAGTCGTATGCTCCGGAAGAGGTTTCGAAAATTCGCAATGGTCGGATGGGTTTTATTTTTCAGGCGTTCAATTTATTGCCACGTACCACCGTGCTCGAGAATGTGAAATTGCCGTTACTGTATTCTGATGTGCCGCCGGAAAGTTGGGATGCACTGGCGAAAAAGGCCCTGGAGTCGGTTGGGATGCTGCATCGCTTAGAACACGAGCCGGCCCAGCTTTCCGGCGGCGAAAAGCAGCGCGTGGCTATCGCCCGCGCGCTCGTCTTGGAGCCGTCGGTCATTTTTGCCGACGAACCGACCGGCAACCTCGACTCAAAATCCGGAAGAATGGTGATCAAGACCATTCAAGATCTCAATGAGAAGCACGGTCACACGATCATCCTCATCACCCACGAGACGAGCACGGCTGAACATGCCCAGCGCATTATTCGCGTCATGGACGGCAGTATCGAGAGCGATACCAAGGTCGCGCACCAGCGCCGCGCGGACGAGGGGTATGCGAAATAA
- a CDS encoding Bro-N domain-containing protein, which produces MKKLRSQKDMMPAIFEAKEVRRVWHDEQWYFVVEDTVQVLIDSENTKQYIQKMKQRDIHLSQGWVQIVHTLDVPTKGGVQKMNCASLQGIFRIIQSISSPKAEPFKQWLAKVGQERISEMMNPEIALNRSREYWQKHGRSEKWIQQRMMGQETRNKLTDYWKESGVEEGKEYAILTNIIHQEWSDLGVQDHKKVKGLGKGTNLRDHMSEAELIFTALAELSTRQIAESMETKGLEENKVPAKRGGKIAKDARIALEEKTGKKVVTGENYLQSGKKRLE; this is translated from the coding sequence ATGAAAAAACTACGATCACAAAAAGATATGATGCCGGCGATTTTTGAGGCAAAAGAGGTTCGCCGCGTTTGGCACGATGAGCAGTGGTATTTTGTCGTCGAAGACACAGTGCAGGTACTCATTGATTCTGAAAACACAAAACAGTACATTCAAAAAATGAAACAACGTGATATCCATCTCAGTCAAGGGTGGGTACAAATTGTCCACACCCTTGACGTGCCGACGAAAGGTGGTGTTCAGAAGATGAACTGTGCGAGTCTGCAGGGAATTTTTCGCATTATTCAATCGATCTCATCACCCAAAGCAGAACCTTTCAAGCAGTGGCTTGCGAAGGTAGGACAAGAGCGGATTAGTGAAATGATGAATCCTGAGATTGCACTCAATCGCTCGAGAGAATATTGGCAGAAGCATGGTAGAAGTGAAAAGTGGATACAGCAAAGAATGATGGGGCAGGAGACCCGCAACAAGCTTACGGATTACTGGAAAGAATCAGGTGTAGAAGAGGGTAAAGAATATGCTATCTTAACCAATATCATTCACCAGGAATGGAGCGATCTTGGTGTGCAGGATCATAAAAAAGTAAAAGGGTTGGGAAAAGGTACAAATTTGCGTGACCACATGTCTGAAGCCGAATTGATCTTTACGGCTCTCGCAGAACTTTCTACCAGACAAATCGCAGAGAGTATGGAGACAAAAGGACTTGAAGAAAATAAAGTACCAGCAAAACGCGGCGGGAAGATTGCAAAAGATGCCAGAATTGCGCTCGAAGAAAAAACGGGTAAAAAAGTTGTGACAGGTGAGAATTATCTGCAGTCAGGTAAAAAGAGATTGGAATAA
- a CDS encoding ABC transporter permease, with product MIFSYSLKTAVTGLKTNRSRSLLTILGIVIGIAAIILIMSLGQGAQQLILNQVQGMGSKTIVVIPGREPKGPSDAAQVFSDSLKIRDLELLQNKENVPTLGSVMPLLFTGVSASYGSETYRPTIFGVSPLIQQIFDLDVSEGEFFSNDDVRARADVVVIGSKVKEQLFGDSPALGEKIKIKDRNFRVIGIMPSKGQVSFFNFDEAVIVPYTTAQQYVLGIKYFHRFIAEATSQDLIAQTVTDIKATLRESHKITDPDKDDFFVQTQEDLAARLGLITQVLTLFLAAVAAISLVVGGIGIMNIMLVSVTERTREIGLRKSIGATDRDILMQFLLEAVLLTGTGGVAGIIIGGTLSVICALILTNFVGLDWSFQFPFFGAFLGIVVSGVIGLVFGIYPAKQAARKSPMEALRYE from the coding sequence ATGATTTTTTCCTACAGCCTCAAAACTGCCGTCACTGGACTCAAGACGAATCGCTCTCGTTCACTTTTGACGATCCTCGGCATTGTTATTGGTATTGCGGCAATCATTCTCATCATGTCTTTGGGGCAGGGGGCGCAGCAGCTGATCCTCAATCAAGTGCAGGGCATGGGTTCGAAAACGATCGTGGTCATCCCCGGTCGCGAGCCGAAAGGTCCGTCGGATGCAGCGCAAGTGTTTAGCGATTCCCTAAAAATCCGCGACCTCGAGCTCCTTCAGAACAAAGAAAATGTGCCGACACTCGGCAGCGTCATGCCCCTCCTTTTCACTGGCGTGAGTGCTTCGTATGGCAGCGAGACGTATCGTCCGACGATCTTTGGTGTCTCGCCGCTTATTCAACAGATTTTTGATCTCGATGTTTCCGAAGGCGAATTTTTTAGTAATGACGATGTGCGTGCGCGGGCGGATGTGGTGGTGATCGGCTCAAAGGTGAAGGAGCAACTCTTTGGTGACAGTCCCGCCCTCGGTGAGAAGATCAAGATCAAGGACCGCAATTTCCGCGTGATCGGTATCATGCCGTCGAAAGGGCAGGTGTCATTTTTCAATTTTGACGAAGCGGTGATTGTGCCATATACCACGGCGCAGCAGTATGTGCTTGGTATTAAATATTTTCATCGATTCATCGCTGAGGCTACTTCGCAGGACTTGATCGCGCAGACGGTGACGGATATTAAAGCCACCTTGCGTGAGAGCCACAAGATCACAGACCCGGACAAAGATGACTTCTTTGTGCAAACGCAGGAGGATCTCGCCGCTCGTTTGGGCCTCATTACCCAAGTCCTCACCCTGTTCCTCGCGGCCGTCGCTGCCATCTCTCTAGTGGTGGGCGGTATCGGCATCATGAACATCATGCTCGTGTCGGTGACCGAACGTACTCGCGAGATCGGCCTGCGAAAGTCTATCGGCGCAACAGACCGCGATATTCTGATGCAATTCTTGCTCGAAGCAGTGCTACTCACCGGCACAGGTGGGGTAGCGGGCATCATCATCGGCGGCACGCTCTCCGTGATATGCGCCCTCATCCTCACCAATTTTGTCGGTCTCGATTGGAGCTTCCAATTTCCATTCTTTGGCGCCTTCCTCGGTATTGTGGTGTCTGGCGTGATCGGCCTCGTGTTCGGTATTTATCCGGCAAAACAAGCCGCGCGCAAAAGCCCGATGGAGGCATTGCGGTACGAGTAG
- a CDS encoding SIMPL domain-containing protein (The SIMPL domain is named for its presence in mouse protein SIMPL (signalling molecule that associates with mouse pelle-like kinase). Bacterial member BP26, from Brucella, was shown to assemble into a channel-like structure, while YggE from E. coli has been associated with resistance to oxidative stress.): MFSSLTETQSKRLFQAFHVLLIVGSLYLLARVITEVKTSANIGKTPVQSQISVTGKGDAYAIPDIATVSYDVSHEAKTVSEAQENVTKRANDILAYLKEAGIEDVDVKTTNYQIYPHYEYSNRPVVCYDAASCQPKDSRYFIGYNVTSSFLVKIRKVEDAGKILAEIGNRKVTNLSGLSFTVENEDATKALARKNAIEDAQRKAEILAKDLGVSLGKISSFSESGNGYYPMYYSKEMAMSSDAGGMGGAPAPELPAGENKTTSQVTITYEIN, from the coding sequence ATGTTTTCTTCACTCACCGAAACCCAATCAAAGCGCCTTTTTCAGGCCTTCCACGTGCTCCTTATCGTCGGCTCTCTCTATCTTTTGGCCCGAGTGATCACTGAGGTGAAGACCTCGGCGAACATCGGCAAGACACCAGTCCAGAGCCAGATCTCTGTCACTGGCAAAGGTGACGCGTATGCTATCCCAGATATCGCGACCGTCTCATATGATGTGAGCCATGAAGCCAAGACCGTCTCCGAAGCTCAGGAAAATGTCACGAAGCGTGCAAATGACATCCTCGCGTACCTCAAGGAGGCAGGTATCGAGGATGTGGATGTGAAGACCACCAACTATCAGATCTATCCGCACTACGAATACAGCAATCGACCGGTGGTTTGTTACGACGCTGCGAGCTGTCAGCCAAAGGACAGCCGATACTTTATTGGCTACAACGTCACCAGCTCCTTCCTCGTGAAGATTCGCAAGGTGGAGGATGCAGGAAAGATACTCGCGGAGATTGGTAACCGAAAGGTGACCAACTTGAGCGGTCTCTCTTTCACTGTTGAAAATGAAGATGCGACCAAGGCACTGGCTCGCAAGAATGCGATCGAGGATGCACAGCGCAAGGCAGAAATACTCGCGAAAGATCTCGGTGTTTCTCTCGGCAAGATCAGTAGTTTCTCTGAATCAGGCAACGGCTACTATCCAATGTACTACAGCAAGGAAATGGCAATGAGTTCGGACGCTGGCGGAATGGGCGGAGCACCGGCGCCTGAGCTTCCAGCAGGCGAGAACAAGACCACTAGCCAGGTCACGATAACCTACGAAATCAACTAA
- the secE gene encoding preprotein translocase subunit SecE, with protein MNIVEYIKETRSEMAHVSWPTRRQAVIYTVVVIVISLVTGLLLGLFDSGFALAMKSFLLQ; from the coding sequence ATGAACATCGTTGAATACATCAAAGAAACTCGTTCAGAAATGGCCCATGTCAGCTGGCCAACCCGCCGACAGGCCGTGATCTACACGGTCGTCGTGATCGTGATTTCTCTCGTGACCGGTCTTTTGCTCGGTCTCTTTGATTCCGGATTCGCTCTCGCCATGAAATCGTTCTTGCTCCAGTAA
- the nusG gene encoding transcription termination/antitermination protein NusG, translating into MSKQKLEEVRNWYAIHTYAGYENAVARNLKQRIESLGMENKIFNVLVPTEKMIKVKAGKRVEEEEKIYPGYILVDMIVTDDSWYVVRNTPRVTGFVGSGVYPVPLEKAEVETIFKRMNSDNVMHNIDLALEDAVIIADGPFKDFEGKVSEVDASRGKVKVLVSMFGRETPVELDFLQVKKI; encoded by the coding sequence ATGTCAAAACAAAAACTCGAAGAAGTGCGAAATTGGTACGCCATCCACACCTACGCAGGGTATGAGAATGCCGTGGCACGAAATCTCAAACAGCGTATTGAGTCTCTCGGTATGGAGAACAAGATTTTCAACGTGCTCGTGCCGACCGAGAAGATGATCAAGGTGAAGGCGGGGAAACGTGTCGAGGAGGAAGAGAAGATCTATCCTGGATACATCCTCGTGGATATGATCGTCACCGACGACTCATGGTACGTGGTCCGAAACACTCCTCGCGTGACCGGCTTCGTCGGCTCTGGCGTGTACCCGGTACCATTGGAGAAGGCAGAAGTGGAAACAATCTTCAAGCGCATGAATTCCGACAATGTGATGCACAACATCGACCTCGCACTCGAAGATGCGGTCATCATTGCCGACGGTCCGTTCAAGGACTTCGAAGGTAAGGTGAGCGAAGTGGATGCGTCTCGAGGCAAGGTGAAGGTACTCGTGTCGATGTTCGGCCGCGAAACCCCGGTAGAGCTCGATTTCTTGCAAGTAAAGAAGATTTAA
- the rplK gene encoding 50S ribosomal protein L11 — protein sequence MAKKLVKSLKLVIPAGKATPAPPIGPALGQAKVNIGEFVTRFNAGTKDRMGDLVPTIINTYDDKSFELVFKTSPASSLILKAIGKEKGSGKAPTEKAGTISKAKVREIAEKKMVDLNANTIEAAMKIIEGSARSMGVDVK from the coding sequence ATGGCTAAAAAACTCGTAAAATCACTCAAATTGGTCATTCCAGCAGGGAAGGCAACCCCAGCTCCCCCTATTGGCCCTGCGCTTGGTCAGGCCAAGGTGAACATCGGCGAATTCGTGACTCGTTTCAACGCGGGCACCAAGGACCGAATGGGCGACCTCGTCCCGACGATTATCAACACCTACGATGACAAGTCTTTCGAGCTTGTCTTCAAGACGTCTCCGGCTTCGAGCCTCATTTTGAAGGCGATCGGCAAGGAGAAGGGTTCAGGCAAGGCACCGACAGAGAAGGCAGGTACTATCAGCAAAGCGAAGGTTCGCGAAATCGCTGAGAAGAAGATGGTTGATTTGAATGCGAATACTATTGAGGCAGCGATGAAGATTATTGAGGGATCTGCACGATCGATGGGGGTGGACGTGAAGTAA
- a CDS encoding endonuclease/exonuclease/phosphatase family protein translates to MSEENHLKIVQLNICRGKHPQAMEFIKANRDKFDAFLLQEVVEHNQIQLARDFRNAYFVPMTKVWDGISETQGRWTTSGVGIYTNLPMTSVAAHYYVGEYGRLQHLDDTSLERIDATKSRVVAVCDIAIGSIGYRLATTHFTWVPKGEPSDFQRADVWRMAQILNGLGEFVFCGDFNFPRGGEIYQKLLALTSLHAAVPARFDNTLDPELHKLNGKVKAMIDHIFVGVVGYEVYDVEQVFGLSDHGAFTAKVRERVGSMP, encoded by the coding sequence ATGTCGGAAGAAAATCATCTTAAGATCGTCCAACTCAACATCTGCCGCGGGAAACACCCGCAGGCGATGGAGTTCATCAAAGCCAATCGCGACAAGTTCGACGCATTCCTCCTCCAGGAGGTCGTTGAGCACAACCAGATCCAGCTTGCTCGGGACTTTCGGAACGCATACTTTGTTCCAATGACGAAGGTCTGGGACGGTATCAGTGAAACCCAGGGCCGCTGGACTACCTCGGGTGTCGGCATCTACACCAACCTGCCGATGACTTCCGTTGCCGCCCACTATTATGTCGGCGAATACGGCCGGCTTCAGCATCTCGACGACACCTCGCTTGAGCGCATCGATGCGACAAAGAGTCGCGTCGTCGCTGTTTGCGACATCGCGATAGGGAGTATCGGTTATCGCCTCGCCACTACGCATTTCACTTGGGTGCCGAAAGGGGAGCCAAGCGACTTTCAGCGTGCTGATGTTTGGCGGATGGCGCAGATCTTGAACGGCCTGGGAGAGTTCGTTTTTTGTGGGGACTTCAACTTTCCCCGCGGCGGCGAGATCTATCAGAAGCTGCTTGCCTTGACGAGTCTGCACGCCGCAGTGCCGGCCAGGTTCGACAATACCCTCGATCCAGAACTTCACAAGCTGAATGGGAAGGTGAAAGCGATGATTGACCACATCTTTGTGGGCGTCGTCGGGTATGAGGTTTATGATGTCGAGCAGGTGTTCGGTCTCAGTGATCACGGCGCATTCACCGCGAAGGTGCGCGAACGTGTCGGCTCGATGCCTTGA